One stretch of Calonectris borealis chromosome 5, bCalBor7.hap1.2, whole genome shotgun sequence DNA includes these proteins:
- the ZNF106 gene encoding zinc finger protein 106 isoform X2 — protein MVRERKCILCHIVYNSKKEMEEHMRSMLHHRELENLKGRDSNHECRVCRVTLVGLSAYAKHISSQLHKDNVDAHDRRGEEKEEAEEEYLDKEVIQLIKQRKERNRQAEPSCANQELECDDRRSQRRREERATYKEREAYDQSSWHHHNASQRDWKWEKDDYISPRQGKFSHSQRNLNINRHSGGPRGRSGWHQNVSGSSSSRHNYGSSGNVWHPSGRGGGTSNWHHSARERNSTWHSEGTGHFSSWNSKSYGGNWKSSPHGANGWNFGSSGDTYSVEPVKYNKERYAWQRQEKDIDVPPYRDQKSRSDLLDFTSDKLPSEWALDFGTSKQPESKTSRASGKSGSPSRDKMYRWTPYPSQKAAEQQPWSEDNVSKTPDKMDSVFMPLTDSSMKGKTCEANVSLSKHKKREASSPSNVTSDHLDSCKVMKDCSSGEKPDKDDGRSSRMPSLKSPLLNITDMKLPSPKQDTNSLLKNVKLLLSSTSSKEQNHLNALNLETNGSSSYSSKLHGACAGNLQDNKGVLGSNLGEPLNNLSEAEQNPKDVQSNHSLQNAPLSSCKDTSDQNREETGKASPKNKFRLDSLEDVSDDDFTGSEKSEARVEKVGSSASSCLPCDTPEGKPATSEKEDDENPAASSIASADLKDSTFQMESTVSASNGQDHLHVDLKTSSQDGEGDEERVKSHDHFEMEGFENPSDHELQKGGSQSLGLLLPDLSKLGLPASLQRDLTRHMSLKSKVGTHLPEPNLNNARRIRNVSGHRRSETEKESGLKPTLRQILSASRRNVNWDQVIQQVTKKKQELGKGLPRFGIEMVPLVQNEQEGLELGEESDLSTLEGFQWEGISLAVPGSARKRSFSESSVIADRNSSAYSFFSEQAKIKESGQRQIIAASHSHHITSGCEASADIEADLKRETSSLPLSPFVSERTETSGRRHSLQATSEVTGLTKQDQESPEKRTPLLEKQNVLEISEENHPASNNASLLAVSNNIDAATDSSCTSGTEQNDSQGIGKKRRATGEGSSPEIPSPERKNKRRKIKGKKERSQVDQLLAISLREEELSKSLHSVDSSLLQARAALQAAYVEVQRFLVLKQQITMEMSTLRSQRIQILQGLQETYEPSELSEQLSCSVLSERRNSKSQMAADLIPAGSFLPLLDTLSSSVPPLGASVHVNVPSPFQSSGITPAAPPDSSVQVKREPLSPKGLEENVNSVLQSSPCASRAEEVEQKDETNQKTSVYPVISATISLSELAACFQHTNQDVHKPAADRGKAGLPENPSPHSLSVFSKREANDTVTESFLLDQCSTSLPKHSVLLEMPMDKTPKLSAEPSEQQAATTVVPAEKGNRRRRKLRKKKTLRAAHVPENSDTEQDIIDAKPVRKVKGGKVPKGEKVTTSTPPRQESGATAQTARNKDENDSDASLELVEVSAPQCEVVDVGSSESGDEKPDSPSKRDSHSSVDQAVLEASCSGYDEVSSTSEIGTNYRDDGKRSVAETQTSISSLRGSKNSSEVSSEPGEDEEPTEGNFEGHLAAVNAIQIFGNLLYTCSADKTVCAYNLVSRKCVAIFEGHTSKVNCLLVTQTNGKNAALYTGSSDHTINCYNIKTRECMEQFKLEDRVLCLHSRWRILYAGLANGSVVTFSIKNNKQVDTFECHGPRAVSCLATAQEGARKLLVVGSYDCTISVRDARNGLLLRTLEGHSKTILCMKVVNDLVFSGSSDQSVHAHNIHTGELVRIYKGHNHAVTVVNILGKVMVTACLDKFVRVYELQSHDRLQVYGGHTDMIMCMTIHKSMIYTGCYDGSVRAVRLNLMQNYRCWWHGCSLIFGVVDHLKQHLLTDHTNPNFQTLKCRWKNCDAFFTSRKGSKQDAVGHIERHAEDDSRIDS, from the exons ATGGTTCGAGAACGAAAATGCATATTATGTCACATTGTGTACAACTCaaaaaag GAGATGGAAGAACACATGAGAAGCATGCTTCACCACAGAGAACTTGAAAACCTGAAGGGAAG GGACAGCAACCATGAATGCCGGGTGTGCAGGGTGACACTGGTGGGTTTGTCAGCATATGCCAAGCACATCTCCAGCCAGCTGCACAAAGACAATGTTGATGCCCATGacagaagaggggaagagaaagaagaggcagaagaagAATACCTTGACAAAGAAGTCATTCAACTAATCAAGCAAAGGAAGGAACGGAACCG GCAAGCTGAACCAAGCTGTGCAAACCAAGAACTAGAATGTGATGATCGGAGATCACAGAGAAGGCGAGAAGAAAGAGCTACGTATAAAGAAAGAGAAGCTTATGATCAGTCATCGTGGCATCATCATAACGCATCACAAAGGGACTGGAAGTGGGAAAAGGATGATTATATTAGTCCTAGACAAGGCAAATTTTCACATTCTCAGAGGAACCTTAATATAAACAGACATTCAGGTGGCCCAAGGGGACGCTCTGGGTGGCACCAAAATGTTTCAGGGAGCTCTTCAAGTCGGCATAACTATGGGAGTTCTGGAAATGTTTGGCATCCAAGTGGGCGGGGAGGAGGAACATCAAATTGGCATCACAGTGCTAGGGAGAGAAATTCTACGTGGCACTCAGAAGGAACAGGTCATTTTTCTAGCTGGAATTCCAAGAGTTATGGGGGAAACTGGAAATCTAGTCCTCATGGTGCAAATGGCTGGAATTTTGGAAGCTCAGGAGATACATATTCGGTGGAGCCAGTTAAATATAATAAGGAAAGATATGCGTGGCAGCGGCAGGAGAAAGACATTGATGTTCCTCCATACAGAGATCAAAAAAGTAGGAGTGACTTGCTTGATTTTACTAGTGATAAACTTCCTTCTGAGTGGGCATTGGATTTTGGTACGTCGAAGCAACCAGAAAGCAAAACTTCAAGAGCCAGTGGAAAAAGTGGCAGTCCTTCCAGAGATAAAATGTATCGCTGGACTCCCTACCCATCCCAGAAAGCTGCAGAGCAGCAACCATGGTCTGAAGATAATGTTTCTAAAACTCCAGATAAAATGGATTCTGTATTTATGCCTCTTACTGATTCATCAATGAAAGGAAAAACTTGTGAAGCCAATGTTAGcctttcaaaacataaaaaacGGGAAGCATCTTCCCCTTCTAATGTAACCTCAGATCACCTTGATTCTTGCAAGGTAATGAAAGACTGTTCCAGTGGTGAAAAGCCTGACAAAGATGATGGCAGAAGTAGTAGGATGCCATCACTGAAATCCCCTCTTCTGAATATCACAGATATGAAGTTACCTTCCCCAAAGCAAGACACAAACAGTCTCTTAAAAAATGTCAAGCTTCTATTATCCTCAACTAGTAGCAAAGAGCAGAATCATTTGAATGCACTGAACTTGGAAACAAACGGTTCCTCCTCTTACTCATCGAAGCTGCATGGTGCATGTGCTGGTAACTTACAAGACAACAAAGGTGTGCTTGGTAGCAATCTCGGAGAGCCTCTTAATAACTTAAGTGAAGCGGAACAAAACCCCAAAGATGTTCAGTCCAACCATTCCTTGCAAAATGCTCCCTTAAGCTCTTGCAAGGATACAAGTGACCAGAACAGGGAAGAAACTGGGAAAGCATCACCAAAGAACAAGTTCAGACTAGATTCATTAGAAGATGTGAGCGATGATGATTTCACGGGAAGTGAGAAGTCAGAAGCAAGAGTTGAAAAGGTGGGTTCTTCTGCTAGTTCTTGTCTACCCTGTGACACTCCAGAAGGTAAACCTGCCACCTCTGAAAAGGAAGATGATGAAAATCCAGCTGCTTCAAGTATTGCTTCTGCTGATCTAAAAGATTCTACGTTTCAGATGGAATCCACAGTTTCTGCATCAAACGGTCAGGACCATTTGCATGTGGATTTGAAAACCTCCTCACAGGATGGAGAAGGGGATGAAGAGCGTGTCAAGTCACATGATCACTTTGAAATGGAAGGTTTTGAAAATCCTTCAGATCATGAGCTGCAAAAAGGAGGAAGCCAGTCGCTAGGCCTCCTTCTTCCTGATTTAAGCAAACTTggcctccctgcctctctgcaaaGAGACCTGACACGGCATATGAGTCTGAAGAGCAAAGTCGGGACACATCTTCCAGAGCCCAATCTCAATAACGCACGGCGCATTCGGAATGTGAGCGGCCATCGCAGAAGTGAGACTGAGAAGGAGTCGGGGCTTAAACCGACCCTCAGGCAGATTCTTAGTGCTTCCCGGCGAAATGTAAACTGGGATCAAGTCATCCAGCAGGTAACCAAGAAGAAACAGGAACTTGGCAAAGGTTTACCAAG GTTTGGCATAGAAATGGTGCCTCTTGTTCAAAATGAGCAAGAGGGTCTAGAACTCGGTGAAGAATCTGATCTGTCTACTCTGGAAGGATTCCAGTGGGAAGGGATTTCCTTAGCAGTGCCTGGCTCAGCCAGAAAACGTAGCTTTTCTGAAAGCAGCGTCATTGCAGACAGAAATTCTTCTGCTTATAGCTTCTTCAGTGAACAagccaaaataaaagaaagtggGCAAAGGCAAATAATTGCAGCCAGCCACTCACATCACATAACATCTGGGTGTGAGGCAAGCGCTGACATTGAGGCTGACTTGAAACGGGAGACATCTTCTCTTCCTTTGTCACCATTTGTGTCTGAAAGAACTGAGACTAGTGGAAGGAGACACAGTCTGCAGGCCACCTCTGAGGTCACAGGCCTCACAAAACAAGACCAGGAGAGCCCAGAGAAAAGAACACctcttcttgaaaaacaaaatgtactAGAAATCTCAGAAGAAAATCATCCAGCTTCAAATAATGCTTCACTTCTTGCAGTGTCTAATAACATAGACGCAGCTACAGACAGTAGCTGCACATCTGGTACTGAGCAGAATGACAGCCAAGGAATTGGAAAGAAACGAAGAGCAACTGGA GAGGGATCTTCTCCTGAAATCCCTAgtccagaaagaaagaataaaaggagaaaaatcaaaggtAAAAAAG aacgTTCTCAGGTAGACCAGTTGTTGGCTATTTCGCTGAGGGAAGAAGAGTTAAGCAAGTCCCTGCATAGTGTGGACAGCAGTCTCTTGCAGGCTAGGGCTGCCCTGCAGGCTGCTTATGTTGAGGTTCAACGGTTCCTTGTATTAAAGCAACAG ATAACCATGGAAATGAGTACACTGAGAAGTCAGAGAATCCAGATCTTGCAGGGGCTACAAG AAACGTATGAACCTTCTGAGCTGTCAGAGCAACTTTCCTGCAGTGTCTTAAGTGAGAGACGAAATAGCAAATCTCAGATGGCAGCTGACTTAATTCCTGCAGGCTCCTTCCTGCCCCTTTTGGACACTTTGTCGTCTTCTGTACCTCCACTGGGAGCTTCTGTTCATGTAAACGTGCCGTCACCATTCCAGTCTTCTGGCATCACACCTGCCGCTCCTCCTGACTCCTCAGTACAAGTTAAACGAGAACCTCTGTCTCCAAAAGGCttagaagaaaatgtgaattctGTACTCCAGAGCTCTCCATGTGCTTCACGAGCAGAAGAGGTGGAGCAGAAGGATG agaCCAACCAGAAAACTTCAGTGTATCCAGTTATCTCTGCAACCATATCCCTATCAGAGCTGGCAGCTTGTTTCCAACACACTAATCAAGATGTTCACAAGCCTGCTGCGGACAGGGGAAAGGCTGGACTTCCTGAGAACCCTTCTCCTCATTCACTGTCTGTTTTCAGCAAGAGAGAAGCAAATGATACAGTAACTGAAAGCTTTTTACTGGATCAGTGTAGCACTTCTCTTCCAAAGCATTCAGTCCTTCTAGAAATGCCAATGGATAAAACCCCCAAATTGTCAGCAGAACCATCCGAGCAACAGGCAGCAACCACTGTAGTCCCAGCAGAAaaagggaacaggaggaggagaaaattaaggaagaagaaaactctgAGGGCAGCCCACGTGCCAGAGAACAGTGATACAGAACAGGATATAATTGACGCTAAGCCTGTCCGGAAAGTCAAGGGTGGAAAGGTTCCTAAAGGAGAAAAAGTTACTACATCCACTCCTCCAAGACAGGAGAGTGGAGCTACTGCTCAAACAGCAAGAAACAAAGATGAGAATGACAGTGATGCTTCTCTGGAACTAGTGGAAGTTTCAGCGCCCCAGTGTGAGGTGGTTGATGTTGGTTCGTCAGAGTCGGGAGATGAGAAACCAGACAGCCCATCAAAGAGGGATTCACACAGCTCTGTGGATCAAGCAGTCCTAGAGGCGTCTTGCTCTGGTTATGATGAAGTGAGCTCTACCAGTGAGATTGGCACAAATTATAGGGATGATGGGAAAAGAAG CGTGGCTGAGACGCAGACTTCCATATCATCACTAAGAGGATCAAAGAACTCATCAG AAGTGTCTTCGGAGCCAGGTGAGGATGAAGAACCTACAGAGGGAAACTTTGAGGGACACCTGGCTGCAGTGAATGCTATTCAGATTTTTGGGAATTTGTTGTATACCTGCTCAGCAGACAAAACTGTTTGTGCCTACAATCTGGTT AGCAGGAAGTGCGTGGCCATCTTTGAAGGACATACTTCAAAAGTGAACTGCCTCCTGGTCACTCAGACAAATGGGAAGAATGCTGCACTCTACACTGGCTCAAGCGACCACACTATCAACTGTTACAATATCAAG ACCAGAGAGTGCATGGAACAGTTTAAATTGGAAGATCGAGTGCTCTGTTTACACAGTAGATGGCGGATCCTTTATGCAGGCCTTGCAAATGGCAGCGTGGTTACTTTCAGCATAAAG AACAACAAGCAGGTTGATACCTTTGAATGCCATGGCCCTAGAGCAGTGAGCTGTCTAGCCACAGCTCAGGAAGGAGCACGCAAGTTGTTGGTAGTGGGCTCCTACGACTGCACCATCAGCGTGCGAGACGCACGGAACGGGCTGCTTCTCAGAACCCTGGAAGGTCACAGCAAGACTATACTCTGCATGAAG gttgTGAATGATCTGGTATTCAGTGGCTCCAGTGATCAGTCTGTCCATGCCCACAACATTCAT ACTGGAGAGCTGGTACGGATCTATAAAGGCCATAACCACGCAGTAACAGTCGTGAACATTCTTGGGAAAGTGATGGTGACGGCATGTCTGGATAAATTTGTTCGTGTTTATGAACTACAG tCGCACGACCGCTTGCAAGTCTATGGAGGCCACACAGATATGATCATGTGTATGACCATCCATAAGAGCATG ATCTACACTGGATGCTATGATGGCAGTGT
- the ZNF106 gene encoding zinc finger protein 106 isoform X1 has translation MVRERKCILCHIVYNSKKEMEEHMRSMLHHRELENLKGRDSNHECRVCRVTLVGLSAYAKHISSQLHKDNVDAHDRRGEEKEEAEEEYLDKEVIQLIKQRKERNRQAEPSCANQELECDDRRSQRRREERATYKEREAYDQSSWHHHNASQRDWKWEKDDYISPRQGKFSHSQRNLNINRHSGGPRGRSGWHQNVSGSSSSRHNYGSSGNVWHPSGRGGGTSNWHHSARERNSTWHSEGTGHFSSWNSKSYGGNWKSSPHGANGWNFGSSGDTYSVEPVKYNKERYAWQRQEKDIDVPPYRDQKSRSDLLDFTSDKLPSEWALDFGTSKQPESKTSRASGKSGSPSRDKMYRWTPYPSQKAAEQQPWSEDNVSKTPDKMDSVFMPLTDSSMKGKTCEANVSLSKHKKREASSPSNVTSDHLDSCKVMKDCSSGEKPDKDDGRSSRMPSLKSPLLNITDMKLPSPKQDTNSLLKNVKLLLSSTSSKEQNHLNALNLETNGSSSYSSKLHGACAGNLQDNKGVLGSNLGEPLNNLSEAEQNPKDVQSNHSLQNAPLSSCKDTSDQNREETGKASPKNKFRLDSLEDVSDDDFTGSEKSEARVEKVGSSASSCLPCDTPEGKPATSEKEDDENPAASSIASADLKDSTFQMESTVSASNGQDHLHVDLKTSSQDGEGDEERVKSHDHFEMEGFENPSDHELQKGGSQSLGLLLPDLSKLGLPASLQRDLTRHMSLKSKVGTHLPEPNLNNARRIRNVSGHRRSETEKESGLKPTLRQILSASRRNVNWDQVIQQVTKKKQELGKGLPRFGIEMVPLVQNEQEGLELGEESDLSTLEGFQWEGISLAVPGSARKRSFSESSVIADRNSSAYSFFSEQAKIKESGQRQIIAASHSHHITSGCEASADIEADLKRETSSLPLSPFVSERTETSGRRHSLQATSEVTGLTKQDQESPEKRTPLLEKQNVLEISEENHPASNNASLLAVSNNIDAATDSSCTSGTEQNDSQGIGKKRRATGEGSSPEIPSPERKNKRRKIKGKKERSQVDQLLAISLREEELSKSLHSVDSSLLQARAALQAAYVEVQRFLVLKQQITMEMSTLRSQRIQILQGLQETYEPSELSEQLSCSVLSERRNSKSQMAADLIPAGSFLPLLDTLSSSVPPLGASVHVNVPSPFQSSGITPAAPPDSSVQVKREPLSPKGLEENVNSVLQSSPCASRAEEVEQKDEETNQKTSVYPVISATISLSELAACFQHTNQDVHKPAADRGKAGLPENPSPHSLSVFSKREANDTVTESFLLDQCSTSLPKHSVLLEMPMDKTPKLSAEPSEQQAATTVVPAEKGNRRRRKLRKKKTLRAAHVPENSDTEQDIIDAKPVRKVKGGKVPKGEKVTTSTPPRQESGATAQTARNKDENDSDASLELVEVSAPQCEVVDVGSSESGDEKPDSPSKRDSHSSVDQAVLEASCSGYDEVSSTSEIGTNYRDDGKRSVAETQTSISSLRGSKNSSEVSSEPGEDEEPTEGNFEGHLAAVNAIQIFGNLLYTCSADKTVCAYNLVSRKCVAIFEGHTSKVNCLLVTQTNGKNAALYTGSSDHTINCYNIKTRECMEQFKLEDRVLCLHSRWRILYAGLANGSVVTFSIKNNKQVDTFECHGPRAVSCLATAQEGARKLLVVGSYDCTISVRDARNGLLLRTLEGHSKTILCMKVVNDLVFSGSSDQSVHAHNIHTGELVRIYKGHNHAVTVVNILGKVMVTACLDKFVRVYELQSHDRLQVYGGHTDMIMCMTIHKSMIYTGCYDGSVRAVRLNLMQNYRCWWHGCSLIFGVVDHLKQHLLTDHTNPNFQTLKCRWKNCDAFFTSRKGSKQDAVGHIERHAEDDSRIDS, from the exons ATGGTTCGAGAACGAAAATGCATATTATGTCACATTGTGTACAACTCaaaaaag GAGATGGAAGAACACATGAGAAGCATGCTTCACCACAGAGAACTTGAAAACCTGAAGGGAAG GGACAGCAACCATGAATGCCGGGTGTGCAGGGTGACACTGGTGGGTTTGTCAGCATATGCCAAGCACATCTCCAGCCAGCTGCACAAAGACAATGTTGATGCCCATGacagaagaggggaagagaaagaagaggcagaagaagAATACCTTGACAAAGAAGTCATTCAACTAATCAAGCAAAGGAAGGAACGGAACCG GCAAGCTGAACCAAGCTGTGCAAACCAAGAACTAGAATGTGATGATCGGAGATCACAGAGAAGGCGAGAAGAAAGAGCTACGTATAAAGAAAGAGAAGCTTATGATCAGTCATCGTGGCATCATCATAACGCATCACAAAGGGACTGGAAGTGGGAAAAGGATGATTATATTAGTCCTAGACAAGGCAAATTTTCACATTCTCAGAGGAACCTTAATATAAACAGACATTCAGGTGGCCCAAGGGGACGCTCTGGGTGGCACCAAAATGTTTCAGGGAGCTCTTCAAGTCGGCATAACTATGGGAGTTCTGGAAATGTTTGGCATCCAAGTGGGCGGGGAGGAGGAACATCAAATTGGCATCACAGTGCTAGGGAGAGAAATTCTACGTGGCACTCAGAAGGAACAGGTCATTTTTCTAGCTGGAATTCCAAGAGTTATGGGGGAAACTGGAAATCTAGTCCTCATGGTGCAAATGGCTGGAATTTTGGAAGCTCAGGAGATACATATTCGGTGGAGCCAGTTAAATATAATAAGGAAAGATATGCGTGGCAGCGGCAGGAGAAAGACATTGATGTTCCTCCATACAGAGATCAAAAAAGTAGGAGTGACTTGCTTGATTTTACTAGTGATAAACTTCCTTCTGAGTGGGCATTGGATTTTGGTACGTCGAAGCAACCAGAAAGCAAAACTTCAAGAGCCAGTGGAAAAAGTGGCAGTCCTTCCAGAGATAAAATGTATCGCTGGACTCCCTACCCATCCCAGAAAGCTGCAGAGCAGCAACCATGGTCTGAAGATAATGTTTCTAAAACTCCAGATAAAATGGATTCTGTATTTATGCCTCTTACTGATTCATCAATGAAAGGAAAAACTTGTGAAGCCAATGTTAGcctttcaaaacataaaaaacGGGAAGCATCTTCCCCTTCTAATGTAACCTCAGATCACCTTGATTCTTGCAAGGTAATGAAAGACTGTTCCAGTGGTGAAAAGCCTGACAAAGATGATGGCAGAAGTAGTAGGATGCCATCACTGAAATCCCCTCTTCTGAATATCACAGATATGAAGTTACCTTCCCCAAAGCAAGACACAAACAGTCTCTTAAAAAATGTCAAGCTTCTATTATCCTCAACTAGTAGCAAAGAGCAGAATCATTTGAATGCACTGAACTTGGAAACAAACGGTTCCTCCTCTTACTCATCGAAGCTGCATGGTGCATGTGCTGGTAACTTACAAGACAACAAAGGTGTGCTTGGTAGCAATCTCGGAGAGCCTCTTAATAACTTAAGTGAAGCGGAACAAAACCCCAAAGATGTTCAGTCCAACCATTCCTTGCAAAATGCTCCCTTAAGCTCTTGCAAGGATACAAGTGACCAGAACAGGGAAGAAACTGGGAAAGCATCACCAAAGAACAAGTTCAGACTAGATTCATTAGAAGATGTGAGCGATGATGATTTCACGGGAAGTGAGAAGTCAGAAGCAAGAGTTGAAAAGGTGGGTTCTTCTGCTAGTTCTTGTCTACCCTGTGACACTCCAGAAGGTAAACCTGCCACCTCTGAAAAGGAAGATGATGAAAATCCAGCTGCTTCAAGTATTGCTTCTGCTGATCTAAAAGATTCTACGTTTCAGATGGAATCCACAGTTTCTGCATCAAACGGTCAGGACCATTTGCATGTGGATTTGAAAACCTCCTCACAGGATGGAGAAGGGGATGAAGAGCGTGTCAAGTCACATGATCACTTTGAAATGGAAGGTTTTGAAAATCCTTCAGATCATGAGCTGCAAAAAGGAGGAAGCCAGTCGCTAGGCCTCCTTCTTCCTGATTTAAGCAAACTTggcctccctgcctctctgcaaaGAGACCTGACACGGCATATGAGTCTGAAGAGCAAAGTCGGGACACATCTTCCAGAGCCCAATCTCAATAACGCACGGCGCATTCGGAATGTGAGCGGCCATCGCAGAAGTGAGACTGAGAAGGAGTCGGGGCTTAAACCGACCCTCAGGCAGATTCTTAGTGCTTCCCGGCGAAATGTAAACTGGGATCAAGTCATCCAGCAGGTAACCAAGAAGAAACAGGAACTTGGCAAAGGTTTACCAAG GTTTGGCATAGAAATGGTGCCTCTTGTTCAAAATGAGCAAGAGGGTCTAGAACTCGGTGAAGAATCTGATCTGTCTACTCTGGAAGGATTCCAGTGGGAAGGGATTTCCTTAGCAGTGCCTGGCTCAGCCAGAAAACGTAGCTTTTCTGAAAGCAGCGTCATTGCAGACAGAAATTCTTCTGCTTATAGCTTCTTCAGTGAACAagccaaaataaaagaaagtggGCAAAGGCAAATAATTGCAGCCAGCCACTCACATCACATAACATCTGGGTGTGAGGCAAGCGCTGACATTGAGGCTGACTTGAAACGGGAGACATCTTCTCTTCCTTTGTCACCATTTGTGTCTGAAAGAACTGAGACTAGTGGAAGGAGACACAGTCTGCAGGCCACCTCTGAGGTCACAGGCCTCACAAAACAAGACCAGGAGAGCCCAGAGAAAAGAACACctcttcttgaaaaacaaaatgtactAGAAATCTCAGAAGAAAATCATCCAGCTTCAAATAATGCTTCACTTCTTGCAGTGTCTAATAACATAGACGCAGCTACAGACAGTAGCTGCACATCTGGTACTGAGCAGAATGACAGCCAAGGAATTGGAAAGAAACGAAGAGCAACTGGA GAGGGATCTTCTCCTGAAATCCCTAgtccagaaagaaagaataaaaggagaaaaatcaaaggtAAAAAAG aacgTTCTCAGGTAGACCAGTTGTTGGCTATTTCGCTGAGGGAAGAAGAGTTAAGCAAGTCCCTGCATAGTGTGGACAGCAGTCTCTTGCAGGCTAGGGCTGCCCTGCAGGCTGCTTATGTTGAGGTTCAACGGTTCCTTGTATTAAAGCAACAG ATAACCATGGAAATGAGTACACTGAGAAGTCAGAGAATCCAGATCTTGCAGGGGCTACAAG AAACGTATGAACCTTCTGAGCTGTCAGAGCAACTTTCCTGCAGTGTCTTAAGTGAGAGACGAAATAGCAAATCTCAGATGGCAGCTGACTTAATTCCTGCAGGCTCCTTCCTGCCCCTTTTGGACACTTTGTCGTCTTCTGTACCTCCACTGGGAGCTTCTGTTCATGTAAACGTGCCGTCACCATTCCAGTCTTCTGGCATCACACCTGCCGCTCCTCCTGACTCCTCAGTACAAGTTAAACGAGAACCTCTGTCTCCAAAAGGCttagaagaaaatgtgaattctGTACTCCAGAGCTCTCCATGTGCTTCACGAGCAGAAGAGGTGGAGCAGAAGGATG aagagaCCAACCAGAAAACTTCAGTGTATCCAGTTATCTCTGCAACCATATCCCTATCAGAGCTGGCAGCTTGTTTCCAACACACTAATCAAGATGTTCACAAGCCTGCTGCGGACAGGGGAAAGGCTGGACTTCCTGAGAACCCTTCTCCTCATTCACTGTCTGTTTTCAGCAAGAGAGAAGCAAATGATACAGTAACTGAAAGCTTTTTACTGGATCAGTGTAGCACTTCTCTTCCAAAGCATTCAGTCCTTCTAGAAATGCCAATGGATAAAACCCCCAAATTGTCAGCAGAACCATCCGAGCAACAGGCAGCAACCACTGTAGTCCCAGCAGAAaaagggaacaggaggaggagaaaattaaggaagaagaaaactctgAGGGCAGCCCACGTGCCAGAGAACAGTGATACAGAACAGGATATAATTGACGCTAAGCCTGTCCGGAAAGTCAAGGGTGGAAAGGTTCCTAAAGGAGAAAAAGTTACTACATCCACTCCTCCAAGACAGGAGAGTGGAGCTACTGCTCAAACAGCAAGAAACAAAGATGAGAATGACAGTGATGCTTCTCTGGAACTAGTGGAAGTTTCAGCGCCCCAGTGTGAGGTGGTTGATGTTGGTTCGTCAGAGTCGGGAGATGAGAAACCAGACAGCCCATCAAAGAGGGATTCACACAGCTCTGTGGATCAAGCAGTCCTAGAGGCGTCTTGCTCTGGTTATGATGAAGTGAGCTCTACCAGTGAGATTGGCACAAATTATAGGGATGATGGGAAAAGAAG CGTGGCTGAGACGCAGACTTCCATATCATCACTAAGAGGATCAAAGAACTCATCAG AAGTGTCTTCGGAGCCAGGTGAGGATGAAGAACCTACAGAGGGAAACTTTGAGGGACACCTGGCTGCAGTGAATGCTATTCAGATTTTTGGGAATTTGTTGTATACCTGCTCAGCAGACAAAACTGTTTGTGCCTACAATCTGGTT AGCAGGAAGTGCGTGGCCATCTTTGAAGGACATACTTCAAAAGTGAACTGCCTCCTGGTCACTCAGACAAATGGGAAGAATGCTGCACTCTACACTGGCTCAAGCGACCACACTATCAACTGTTACAATATCAAG ACCAGAGAGTGCATGGAACAGTTTAAATTGGAAGATCGAGTGCTCTGTTTACACAGTAGATGGCGGATCCTTTATGCAGGCCTTGCAAATGGCAGCGTGGTTACTTTCAGCATAAAG AACAACAAGCAGGTTGATACCTTTGAATGCCATGGCCCTAGAGCAGTGAGCTGTCTAGCCACAGCTCAGGAAGGAGCACGCAAGTTGTTGGTAGTGGGCTCCTACGACTGCACCATCAGCGTGCGAGACGCACGGAACGGGCTGCTTCTCAGAACCCTGGAAGGTCACAGCAAGACTATACTCTGCATGAAG gttgTGAATGATCTGGTATTCAGTGGCTCCAGTGATCAGTCTGTCCATGCCCACAACATTCAT ACTGGAGAGCTGGTACGGATCTATAAAGGCCATAACCACGCAGTAACAGTCGTGAACATTCTTGGGAAAGTGATGGTGACGGCATGTCTGGATAAATTTGTTCGTGTTTATGAACTACAG tCGCACGACCGCTTGCAAGTCTATGGAGGCCACACAGATATGATCATGTGTATGACCATCCATAAGAGCATG ATCTACACTGGATGCTATGATGGCAGTGT